AGAACATTCCCAAGATCGAAGCCCTGGCACAGACGTCCGGGGAGGCCAAGTTTATCAACGATCTGCCACCGCTACCGGGTGAACTGTACGCTGCCTTCGTGATTGCTACGCGGCCACACACGCGCATCGGTAAAATCGATGCCGCCGAAGCGCTGGTAAGTCCACAATACCGTCACCGTTGCCATCGACCAGTTTTAACCAGCCCTTTCTTACTACAGAAACACCCCGGCGTAGTTGCGTTCTACTCGGCAAAGGACATTCCCGGGACGAACAACTTTATGCCCGCAAACCTTGGCAATCAGGAAGTGGAGGAGATTTTCTGCAGCGGCGAGGTACTGTTCCATGGTCAACCGGTCGGTGTGATCGTGGCCGATACGTTCGAGAAAGCAAACCATGCGGCCACCCTGGTTAGCATCATCTACGAGAAGCTTAGCTCGAAACCAATCTTCCCAACAATCAAGTCGTTAGTTGAAAACCAATCGAAGGCACGCATCTTCGATGAACCGTCAGCCACCAAACGTGGTTCCGGATATCGGGTTAATGTGACAGCCGCAAAAACGATCAAAGGGCGCTTTGAGATGGCTGGTCAATACCACTTTACGATGGAGACGCAAACCTGCGTCTGCGTACCGATCGAGGATAACAACATGGACATCTACTCATCAACGCAATGGATCGACCTCTGTCAGGTTGCGATCGCCTCGATGCTGAAGGTGCCAGAGAACAGCCTCAACCTAACCGTGCGCCGTCTGGGTGGTGGCTATGGTTCGAAAATTTCCCGTGCCGCCCAGATCGCCTGTGCCTGTGCTCTAGCCGCCCATCTGCAAAATCGTCCCGTTCGGTTCGTGCTTACCATCGAATCGAACATGGCCTCCATCGGTAAAAGATACGGCTGTATCAGTGACTACGAGGTGGATGTCgaaaccggtggccggttcgtGAAGCTCACCAACAACTACATGCAGGATTACGGTGCCTCACTGAACGAGGCGGTTGGTGGGGCGACGACAGAGTTCTTTAAAAATTGTTACAACACCAGCACGTGGAAGATCGTTGGAAAAGCGGCCCGAACGGATGCTCCAAGTAATACCTGGTGCCGAGCACCGGGAACGACAGAGGGCATAGCCATGATCGAAAATATCATGGAACACGTGGCATGGGAAACGGGAATGGACCCACTCGAAGTTCGGCTTGCCAATATGCCCCAGGATAGCAAAATGCGCGAACTATTGCCCCAGTTCCGGCAGGACGTGGAGTTCGAGCAGCGTAAGGTGGCCATCGAACAGTTCAACCGCGAGAATCGCTGGCGTAAACGTGGCATCGCGATTTCGGTTATGCGCTACCCGTTGGACTACTTCGGTGCGATCCATGCCCTGGTTGCTATCCACGCTGGTGATGGTACGGTATCGGTGACGCACGGTGGCATCGAAATGGGCCAGGGAATTAACTCGAAGGCAGCGCAGGTGGCCGCCTACACACTCGGATTGCCGCTGGAGAAGATCAGCATTAAACCGAGCACCAGCCTAACGTCTCCGAATGCGTTTGTTACCGGTGGCAGCATGACCAGTGAAGCGGTGTGCTATGTAAGTACAAGAGCCGAGAGGAGATGACGAGCCTGTGGCTGGCCACCTAAcgaacttcttcttctcctccattcCAGGCTGTCAAGAAGGCGTGTGAGATATTGCTGGAGCGTGTCAAACCGGTACGTGATGCACACAAGGGAGCACCATGGGAAACCGTCACCCAGCTTTGCTACGCTGAAAATGTGGACCTGTGCGCCATCTATCAGTACAAGGCCTCGGAGCTGAAACCGTACATCATCTGGGGGTTAAGCTGCGCAGAAACGGAAATCGATGTGCTGACTGGGAATGTGCAGCTGCGGCGTGTCGATATCCTCGAGGATACGGGCGAAAGTATGAGCCCCGGTATCGATGTTGGCCAGATCGAGGGTGCGTTCATTATGGGCGTCGGTTATTGGCTAACGGAGGCGCTCGTTTACGATGTGCAAAATGGGGAGCTTCTGACGACTAGAACTTGGAACTACAAACCCCCCGGGGCTAAGGATATCCCGGTAGACTTCCGTATTCGGTTTCTGCAGAAAAGCTCCAATCCGGCCGGCGTCCTGCGCTCCAAGGCAACCGGTGAGCCGGCATTGAACATGTCGATCGTGGTGCTGTTCGCCCTTCGGAATGCGCTCCGTGCGGCACGACAGGATGCGGGCCTGGCGGACGATTGGATACCGATGGGCACGGCCTCTACACCGGATCAGGTGTACATGCTTGCCGGCAACACTATCGAGCAGTACAAATTGAATTAAGCATCACGATAATTTAATCTTCATTCGTTATatcctggtgctggtttgaCACTTAAGTTTACTAAATGCTGGTTGGTACAATACAGATAACTGTACCATTGAAATTTAATGGTTCGAGATCGGATCGAGAGATCATCAACATGTAATAAGTGAACTGATTTATCTGCACCGTTGATGCATGCGCCGTGAGCGCCTTTATGCAGCGTCTGTTACTGAACAAGAAATCATCTTTGCAAAGCTTATATGAACACGAATCTTGTTtgaccataaaaaaaatcccagtAACAGAACAGACTAAAACGATCGATCTTATTGCATCACATATCACAGACAAGAGACAACCCAAGTGAAATAGCCCGTGGGAGTATTATGTTGGTAAAGAAGTTTGAATAAACGGACACAAAGTgctttaaatttattattagTCAATTGGTTCGTAGATATTTGATACCACTCACGCCAGGTAAGTATGTGAAACTAAATAAATGAAAGTCAATACTAAAGCGGCTCAGGTGGCTGCCTACACACTCGGATTGCCGCTGAAGAAGATTGCCTCAAAGTCAACCTGCAATGTAATCTCTCTTAACGCCGTTCTCACTGGTGCCAGTATGACTAGTGAGGTTGTGTGCTTTGTGAGTTCAGTGTTTCGCCTATCCCTTGttcggctgttgttgcttgttaACCAATCTACTTTATTATAGGCAGTTAAGCGTGCGTGCGAAATGCTGAATAAGCGAATCAAACCGATCCGCGACGAGCTGAAGGAAGCAACATGGGAAAAAATCACGCAAATATGCTACTCCCGGGACATTGATTTGAGTGCCATGTATCACTACAAAAGCTTTGAACTCCATACAACATCCTAGGGGTCTGTTACGCTGAAGTGGATGTCGATCTAATAAGAGGAAACATTCAGCTACGCCGCATCGATATCCTCGAGGATACGGGCGAAAGTATGAGCCCCGTTATCGAAGTTGGCCAGATCGAGAGGGACGTTCTGCGAATGCCGCAAACCGTGCACAACCACGTCGGGGGCTGCACTCGAAAGCAACCGCTGAACCGGCCCTGACCATTAGTATTGCCGTGCTGTTTGCGATGCGCTACGCTCTACGCTCT
This sequence is a window from Anopheles darlingi chromosome 3, idAnoDarlMG_H_01, whole genome shotgun sequence. Protein-coding genes within it:
- the LOC125957301 gene encoding xanthine dehydrogenase-like isoform X1, whose amino-acid sequence is MLSTIGSYIWGSSEVESPVTEATFTINGISYTVNAKSVPVDTSLNNFIRNFAKLSGTKYMCLEGGCGACLVNLTSVHAVSKEKKTFAVNSCLFPVYACHGLDVLTVEGIGNKKDGYHPIQQRLAQFNGTQCGYCSPGMVMNMYSLLEANHGAVSMEEVENAFGGNICRCTGYRPILDAFKSLAVDADEKLLDACQDIEDLPVKTCPKSGAPCSGKCPSAATAAKLPLRLVFEGEHEWHKVSQVNDIFAIFDTIGSKPYMLVAGNTAHGVYRRSNALQVFIDVNSVEELHTHKQDANGLAVGANVSLTEFMQILVTASNSNPSFAYCKELEKHIDLIANVPVRNAGTIAGNLSIKNQHHEFPSDLYLLLEAAGAQLTIVEAGGKSSTVTPADFVRMDMQKKVLQTVTLPALSADQYVYRSFKIMPRSQNAHAYVNGAFLAKMAADNVTVESIRICFGGINPEFTHATGTEALLAGKNLFDEQTIQAAMTQLGSELTPDWVLPDVSGEYRKNLAMALFYKFLLNVAPEGTVLVKPSYRSGGFALERPLSSGLQTFDTYERNWPLTKNIPKIEALAQTSGEAKFINDLPPLPGELYAAFVIATRPHTRIGKIDAAEALKHPGVVAFYSAKDIPGTNNFMPANLGNQEVEEIFCSGEVLFHGQPVGVIVADTFEKANHAATLVSIIYEKLSSKPIFPTIKSLVENQSKARIFDEPSATKRGSGYRVNVTAAKTIKGRFEMAGQYHFTMETQTCVCVPIEDNNMDIYSSTQWIDLCQVAIASMLKVPENSLNLTVRRLGGGYGSKISRAAQIACACALAAHLQNRPVRFVLTIESNMASIGKRYGCISDYEVDVETGGRFVKLTNNYMQDYGASLNEAVGGATTEFFKNCYNTSTWKIVGKAARTDAPSNTWCRAPGTTEGIAMIENIMEHVAWETGMDPLEVRLANMPQDSKMRELLPQFRQDVEFEQRKVAIEQFNRENRWRKRGIAISVMRYPLDYFGAIHALVAIHAGDGTVSVTHGGIEMGQGINSKAAQVAAYTLGLPLEKISIKPSTSLTSPNAFVTGGSMTSEAVCYAVKKACEILLERVKPVRDAHKGAPWETVTQLCYAENVDLCAIYQYKASELKPYIIWGLSCAETEIDVLTGNVQLRRVDILEDTGESMSPGIDVGQIEGAFIMGVGYWLTEALVYDVQNGELLTTRTWNYKPPGAKDIPVDFRIRFLQKSSNPAGVLRSKATGEPALNMSIVVLFALRNALRAARQDAGLADDWIPMGTASTPDQVYMLAGNTIEQYKLN
- the LOC125957301 gene encoding xanthine dehydrogenase-like isoform X2, whose translation is MTPATAEARYSFYVNAPDGVQRDRNQLIIAAVAAVTGYRGPVKLKGEQNNHHPTLPIIVFVCDAAGIGSRNEVANPIRQIHSLTISRSERTPALHLNPCLWFVLDLHASSSSAHILAIVVIKWKLIAMLSTIGSYIWGSSEVESPVTEATFTINGISYTVNAKSVPVDTSLNNFIRNFAKLSGTKYMCLEGGCGACLVNLTSVHAVSKEKKTFAVNSCLFPVYACHGLDVLTVEGIGNKKDGYHPIQQRLAQFNGTQCGYCSPGMVMNMYSLLEANHGAVSMEEVENAFGGNICRCTGYRPILDAFKSLAVDADEKLLDACQDIEDLPVKTCPKSGAPCSGKCPSAATAAKLPLRLVFEGEHEWHKVSQVNDIFAIFDTIGSKPYMLVAGNTAHGVYRRSNALQVFIDVNSVEELHTHKQDANGLAVGANVSLTEFMQILVTASNSNPSFAYCKELEKHIDLIANVPVRNAGTIAGNLSIKNQHHEFPSDLYLLLEAAGAQLTIVEAGGKSSTVTPADFVRMDMQKKVLQTVTLPALSADQYVYRSFKIMPRSQNAHAYVNGAFLAKMAADNVTVESIRICFGGINPEFTHATGTEALLAGKNLFDEQTIQAAMTQLGSELTPDWVLPDVSGEYRKNLAMALFYKFLLNVAPEGTVLVKPSYRSGGFALERPLSSGLQTFDTYERNWPLTKNIPKIEALAQTSGEAKFINDLPPLPGELYAAFVIATRPHTRIGKIDAAEALKHPGVVAFYSAKDIPGTNNFMPANLGNQEVEEIFCSGEVLFHGQPVGVIVADTFEKANHAATLVSIIYEKLSSKPIFPTIKSLVENQSKARIFDEPSATKRGSGYRVNVTAAKTIKGRFEMAGQYHFTMETQTCVCVPIEDNNMDIYSSTQWIDLCQVAIASMLKVPENSLNLTVRRLGGGYGSKISRAAQIACACALAAHLQNRPVRFVLTIESNMASIGKRYGCISDYEVDVETGGRFVKLTNNYMQDYGASLNEAVGGATTEFFKNCYNTSTWKIVGKAARTDAPSNTWCRAPGTTEGIAMIENIMEHVAWETGMDPLEVRLANMPQDSKMRELLPQFRQDVEFEQRKVAIEQFNRENRWRKRGIAISVMRYPLDYFGAIHALVAIHAGDGTVSVTHGGIEMGQGINSKAAQVAAYTLGLPLEKISIKPSTSLTSPNAFVTGGSMTSEAVCYAVKKACEILLERVKPVRDAHKGAPWETVTQLCYAENVDLCAIYQYKASELKPYIIWGLSCAETEIDVLTGNVQLRRVDILEDTGESMSPGIDVGQIEGAFIMGVGYWLTEALVYDVQNGELLTTRTWNYKPPGAKDIPVDFRIRFLQKSSNPAGVLRSKATGEPALNMSIVVLFALRNALRAARQDAGLADDWIPMGTASTPDQVYMLAGNTIEQYKLN